One window of Magallana gigas chromosome 2, xbMagGiga1.1, whole genome shotgun sequence genomic DNA carries:
- the LOC105328700 gene encoding uncharacterized protein, producing the protein MDTVLFCLCLISGQYILSATASRIRLVNGHGAPNQGRLEVYDNMLGVWGTVCDDLFDRNAAGVVCGQLGYSRLNAQVKSQAFFGRGSGRIAYDDVRCSGSETDLSQCSHAMITDCTHSEDVGVICQNTSTNANCNFEQLSNCPWANIRGENFDWMVHTGSTPSSGTGPVTDHTLGTSSGHYAFIETSSPRKPGDIARLVSPSLSQSNTRCLQFWYHMWGRTMGTLNVVVSTSSGNSTVWSLKGDQGNAWHLARVPVTSTKTYHVVLEAIVGSSYTGDIAIDDISFSNASCTVSPSAAVAHLPSTDFLVRLVDNNGKANQGRVEVFYNGSWGTVCDDQFDHNAAAVVCSKLGYESSTAQVRTRNTFGSGNGTIVLDNVVCNGHETGLDKCRHNPPGVSDCSHGEDVGVVCSAECMHVKADIVFMLDSSSSEGAVNFQKQKDFVSSFVNALTIGPSNVQVGVITFSTTARVNFDLNDHRTKSTVVSAINGISYLQGSTHTDLGLNLAWTKVFNQLGDRPDAQNILYVLTDGQSSNPAATAVQAGQVREHNIKTYAIGIGTNVRRPELNSIAMNSAYVIQVSDFSNLQTITSKLRNDLCSDVPVTTASPPLDCKGVTCQGYNNTCILSDTGRNGTLAAGCQHECHYIMTIQYSPCGSWPLSSCCCRTQSCIDSIQATTTFSITTSTTTVPTTQAPCRDHGPVGYCTNEKDTICNPTDERGWDYAQHMCPVTCNLCSEHLRQDCEDNDKNGLCELNRDSICNAANPEGKEFAINACAKTCNMCSEYYAIYNEKHEFTSKTTPTTTTPTTTTTPTTTTTPTTTTTPTTTTTPTTTTTPTTTTTPTSTTTTPTTTTTPTTTTKPTTQKPTFPSTATPTTTAPAPTTSTAAPTTTTTPTTTTTTVVETTTEENSGVIIIG; encoded by the exons ATGGATACAGTACTGTTTTGCCTCTGTCTTATTTCAGGACAATATATTTTGTCAG CCACAGCGTCCAGAATACGGTTGGTGAATGGCCATGGAGCACCAAACCAAGGCCGGCTGGAGGTCTACGACAACATGCTGGGTGTGTGGGGGACCGTCTGTGACGACTTGTTTGACAGAAACGCCGCCGGTGTCGTCTGCGGACAATTAGGGTACAGCAG ATTAAACGCACAGGTGAAGTCCCAAGCCTTTTTTGGCCGTGGAAGCGGGCGTATCGCGTATGATGACGTCAGATGTTCTGGATCTGAGACTGACCTGTCTCAGTGTTCTCACGCCATGATCACTGATTGTACTCACTCGGAGGATGTAGGAGTCATATGTCAGAATACCTCAACCAATG CCAATTGTAATTTCGAACAATTAAGCAATTGTCCGTGGGCGAACATTCGTGGTGAGAATTTTGATTGGATGGTTCACACCGGCTCAACTCCATCATCGGGAACTGGTCCTGTGACCGACCATACACTCGGAACCTCCTCAG GTCACTACGCTTTTATCGAAACCAGCTCTCCTCGAAAGCCCGGCGACATAGCTCGCCTGGTGAGTCCCAGTCTGTCGCAGTCCAACACAAGGTGTCTCCAGTTCTGGTACCACATGTGGGGCCGAACCATGGGGACACTAAATGTGGTGGTGTCTACATCATCCGGGAACTCTACAGTGTGGAGTCTGAAAGGAGATCAGGGAAATGCGTGGCACCTGGCTCGAGTTCCTGTCACTAGTACAAAGACCTATCAT GTGGTCCTAGAGGCGATCGTTGGGTCTAGTTACACCGGCGACATCGCCATAGACGACATCTCTTTCTCCAACGCCTCTTGTACAG TTTCCCCATCAGCCGCTGTAGCACATTTACCAT CCACTGACTTCCTTGTACGGCTGGTAGACAACAACGGGAAGGCTAACCAGGGCAGGGTAGAGGTGTTCTATAACGGCTCCTGGGGCACGGTCTGTGACGACCAATTCGACCACAACGCTGCCGCCGTTGTCTGTTCAAAGTTGGGATATGAAAG CTCAACAGCTCAAGTCAGAACTCGTAACACTTTTGGTTCCGGAAATGGCACCATTGTCTTGGATAATGTCGTCTGCAATGGTCACGAGACCGGGTTAGACAAATGTCGTCACAATCCGCCAGGTGTCAGTGACTGTTCCCACGGAGAGGACGTGGGTGTCGTCTGCAGTGCTG AGTGCATGCACGTGAAAGCTGACATTGTCTTCATGCTGGACTCTTCAAGTTCCGAAGGAGCGGTCAATTTCCAAAAGCAGAAGGATTTCGTGTCTTCCTTCGTGAATGCCTTGACAATAGGGCCCTCAAATGTCCAAGTAGGGGTGATCACTTTCTCCACGACCGCACGGGTCAATTTCGATCTGAATGACCATCGGACGAAATCAACTGTTGTTTCTGCCATAAACGGAATATCTTACCTACAAGGTTCTACTCACACTGATCTTGGGCTAAATCTTGCCTGGACCAAAGTCTTCAACCAACTTGGCGACCGCCCTGATGCTCAGAACATTCTGTACGTGCTGACAGACGGACAATCCAGTAACCCAGCGGCCACAGCGGTACAAGCTGGGCAGGTGCGCGAGCACAACATCAAAACATACGCCATTGGCATCGGGACCAATGTCAGGAGACCAGAACTGAACAGCATTGCTATGAACAGTGCCTACGTGATTCAAGTGTCCGACTTCTCCAACCTTCAGACCATCACGTCTAAACTCAGAAACGACCTGTGTTCAG ATGTCCCGGTGACTACCGCCTCGCCTCCTTTGGACTGTAAAGGAGTAACCTGCCAGGGATACAACAAC ACTTGTATTCTAAGCGACACTGGCCGGAACGGTACTCTTGCAGCCGGCTGTCAACAT GAATGCCACTATATCATGACCATTCAGTATTCGCCCTGTGGGTCATGGCCGCTCTCATCCTGTTGTTGCAGAACACAAAGCTGCATCGACTCCATCCAAG ccACAACAACCTTCTCTATCACCACTTCAACTACAACAGTTCCAACAACAC AGGCACCTTGTCGAGATCACGGACCAGTTGGCTACTGCACCAATGAAAAGGATACCATTTGTAACCCTACGGACGAGCGGGGTTGGGATTACGCCCAGCACATGTGTCCAGTCACGTGCAACCTATGTTCGGAACACCTCCGTCAGGACTGTGAGGACAACGATAAAAACGGACTCTGTGAACTGAACAGGGACAGTATCTGTAACGCCGCCAATCCAGAGGGAAAGGAGTTTGCTATCAACGCATGCGCAAAAACTTGCAACATGTGCAGTGAATACTATG CAATTTACAACGAGAAGCACGAATTCACAAGCAAAACAACACCGACAACAACCACGCCCACGACAACAACAACTCCCACGACGACAACAACTCCCACGACAACAACAACGCCCACAACAACGACGACGCCAACGACAACAACAACGCCCACAACAACGACGACGCCcacatcaacaacaacaacgccTACGACAACAACCACACCAACTACGACAACAAAACCAACAACCCAGAAGCCGACATTTCCTTCTACAGCAACACCGACAACAACTGCCCCTGCACCTACAACATCGACAGCTGCTCCAACAACTACCACTACACCGacgacgacaacaacaacaGTCGTAGAAACAACAACCGAAGAGAACTCCGGAGTTATTATTATTGGTTGA
- the LOC105328701 gene encoding ATP-binding cassette sub-family B member 6: MYYCGEYNFTEIWVDSGINRCFYETVWSIVLVAFMTIVGSGQLATYAKYGRRIDPNFKPSPVGLVIQITIVVILMNEVMVHVILHDTTIGTRDLSGSHVVVLFSMFYVWSFSMRLLLLERNETLPRFVRGHGFALLVFWTLVFVKESLYFISWNSKIYWWNEDTVSKRVEFGLWLIRYIGSISLLILGLWAPSLPRSCAHLTTRIRKEPKSNLKESSWKGLKENIRMMIPIVWPKGSFWRQFLVFVCFIILVSGRVVNLFVPEYTKRIVDSLTPTKTESGELIAPVFRWDLILLYCLLLFMRGGGTGTTGFLNNLRAFLWIPIQQYTTRRIQLKFLRHLHSLSLRWHLERKTGEVLRTIDRGTTSINSLLGYILFNIFPTIVDVILAIMYFVLAFNYIFGIITFMCMLFYLGITILITEWRTKYRRLQNRLDNQRNQTAVDSLLNFETVKYYAASDFEIGRYDKAIHSFQLAEFKSTASLNLLSCLQNITITVGFCVGSLLCAYCVVDDIDGLKLTVGDYILFGTYITQLYGPLNWIGTYYRMIQQAFIDMENMFELLQEKPEINDPMGASGLVLHGGQIEFKDVSFSYTKERPILKNLSFTVPAGQTFALVGHSGSGKSTIVRLLFRFYDIQGGAILIDGQDISQVTQVSLQKQIGVVPQDTVLFNQDIRYNIRYGNQEADDVDVLEAAEAADIHNRILSFPEGYETVVGERGLKLSGGEKQRVAIARTILKNPAIVLLDEATSALDTSTERYIQASLEEICRNRTTIIVAHRLSTIIHAHQILVMKEGEIIEKGRHDELLLHGGFYKEMWKQQLQNHTDKDNGALSSTSSTGSADDGAS, translated from the exons ATGTATTATTGTGGCGAGTACAATTTTACGGAAATTTGGGTCGACAGTGGAATAAACCGGTGCTTCTACGAAACCGTCTGGTCCATCGTTTTGGTGGCCTTTATGACAATAGTCGGATCGGGACAACTAGCGACCTACGCCAAATATGGGAGAAGGATAGACCCTAACTTCAAGCCCAGCCCCGTGGGGCTGGTGATACAGATTACGATAGTGGTGATCCTGATGAACGAAGTGATGGTCCATGTCATCCTACACGACACCACCATTGGGACCCGCGACCTGTCAGGGTCCCACGTGGTGGTGCTCTTTAGTATGTTTTACGTGTGGTCCTTCTCCATGCGACTCCTACTCTTGGAGAGGAACGAGACCCTCCCCAGGTTTGTCCGGGGGCACGGGTTCGCTCTCCTAGTGTTCTGGACTCTAGTGTTTGTCAAGGAGagtttgtattttatttcttgGAACAGCAAGATTTATTGGTGGAATGAAGATAC TGTGTCTAAGAGAGTGGAGTTTGGACTTTGGTTGATCCGGTACATTGGATCCATCAGTCTCCTAATTCTAGGATTATGGGCCCCAAGTCTTCCGAGAAGCTGTGCCCATCTAACCACACGCATCAGAAAG gAGCCAAAGTCAAACCTTAAAGAGTCTTCGTGGAAGGGTCTAAAAGAAAACATTCGCATGATGATTCCTATAGTATGGCCGAAGGGGAGTTTTTGGCGCCAATTTCTGGTGTTCGTCTGCTTCATCATCTTGGTCTCTGGAAGAGTTGTCAACCTGTTTGTTCCAGAATATACCAAACGTATAG TCGATAGTTTGACGCCCACCAAGACTGAGTCTGGTGAACTGATTGCCCCTGTGTTTAGATGGGACCTGATCCTGCTCTACTGTCTGCTTCTATTTATGAGGGGAGGAGGAACAG GTACCACCGGGTTCCTGAACAATCTGCGCGCCTTTCTGTGGATCCCCATTCAGCAATACACCACTCGCCGTATCCAGCTCAAATTTCTCCGCCATCTTCACAG TCTATCCCTGCGTTGGCACTTGGAGAGGAAGACGGGAGAAGTTCTGAGGACAATCGACCGAGGAACAACAAGCATTAACAGCTTACTGGG gtacattttattcaatattttcccGACCATCGTGGATGTAATCCTCGCCATCATGTACTTCGTCCTGGCGTTTAACTACATCTTCGGAATAATCACCTTCATGTGCATGCTGTTTTACTTAG GCATTACGATTCTGATCACAGAATGGCGGACTAAATACAGACGTCTTCAGAATCGCCTGGACAACCAGAGAAACCAGACCGCTGTCGATTCCCTGCTCAACTTCGAAACG GTGAAGTACTATGCTGCTTCAGATTTTGAAATCGGAAGATACGATAAAGCAATCCACAGTTTTCAG tTGGCGGAGTTCAAATCCACTGCGTCGCTTAACCTGCTGAGCTGCCTCCAGAATATCACGATTACAGTGGGCTTCTGCGTGGGATCACTGCTGTGTGCCTACTGCGTGGTGGACGACATCGATGGGCTCAAGCTGACCGTGGGGGACTACATCCTGTTCGGGACCTACATCACTCAGCTCTACGGACCCCTCAACTGGATCGGCACCTACTATAG AATGATTCAACAGGCGTTCATTGATATGGAGAATATGTTTGAACTGTTGCAAGAAAAACCTGAg ATAAACGATCCAATGGGCGCTTCCGGTCTGGTTCTACATGGAGGACAAATTGAATTCAAGGATGTTTCATTCAGCTACACCAAAGA GCGGCCAATCCTGAAGAACCTGTCTTTTACAGTTCCAGCCGGACAAACGTTTGCATTG GTTGGCCACTCAGGAAGCGGTAAAAGTACCATTGTCCGTCTTCTGTTCCGTTTCTATGACATTCAAGGTGGCGCCATTCTTATTGATGGGCAAGATATTTCACAG GTAACACAGGTCTCCCTCCAGAAACAGATCGGGGTGGTCCCGCAGGACACCGTGCTGTTTAACCAGGACATCCGGTACAACATCCGGTACGGGAACCAGGAAGCTGATGACGTGGACGTGCTGGAGGCGGCCGAGGCGGCGGATATACACAACAGGATCCTCAGCTTTCCTGAGG GCTATGAAACAGTGGTAGGAGAGAGGGGGTTAAAATTGAGCGGCGGCGAAAAACAACGAGTGGCCATAGCCAGAACCATACTGAAAAACCCAGCTATCGTTCTTCTTGATGAG GCGACATCGGCTCTGGATACAAGCACGGAGCGATACATCCAGGCCTCCCTGGAAGAGATCTGTCGTAACCGCACTACGATAATCGTGGCTCATCGGCTGTCTACGATCATACACGCTCACCAGATCTTAGTGATGAAGGAGGGAGAGATCATAGAGAAGGGCAG aCATGATGAGCTGTTATTGCACGGAGGATTTTACAAGGAGATGTGGAAACAGCAACTACAGAACCATACCGATAAAGACAATGGCGCCTTAAGCTCTACGTCATCAACTGGCTCAGCAGACGACGGTGCCAGCTGA
- the LOC105328721 gene encoding chymotrypsinogen B codes for MADSLFKGCFGMFISFLHLINEVSGRAVQPPTRQLIIGGTSADRWAWPWQAGIMVADQLICGGTLIQYDIVLTAAHCLMGRSKDSYKVVLGDYDRTVQEGGEQFIEVSAFETHPKFEGNFLSGYDVGIIHLVRNASLSESVGVIRTAEPGMVTPKLSKARCLITGWGVNSLATGDEELATQLQEADIEIISNKRCNSKRYWDGLVKRTNICAMYKGTAACQGDSGSPLVCCWGGSYILVGVTSWGSSTCKNYPSVYTDVSTISPWITSTVTALRNHHCTENTNSPDVPVKLY; via the exons ATGGCGGACAGTTTATTTAAAGGCTGTTTTGGCATGTTCATCAGCTTCCTTCATTTGA TCAACGAAGTGTCTGGCAGGGCTGTGCAACCCCCGACTCGTCAGCTGATTATCGGCGGAACTTCCGCCGACCGATGGGCGTGGCCCTGGCAGGCCGGGATCATGGTGGCGGACCAGCTGATATGTGGGGGTACCTTAATACAGTACGACATCGTCCTCACGGCGGCCCACTGTCTGATGGGCAGAAG tAAAGATTCGTACAAAGTGGTTCTGGGTGACTATGATCGGACTGTACAAGAGGGCGGGGAACAGTTTATAGAGGTGTCAGCTTTTGAAACG CATCCGAAATTTGAAGGTAATTTCCTGAGTGGATACGATGTGGGGATAATACACCTGGTGAGGAATGCCAGTCTTAGTGAGAGTGTGGGGGTCATCAGGACCGCGGAGCCTGGGATGGTCACCCCTAAACTATCCAAAGCCAGGTGTCTCATCACCGGCTGGGGGGTCAACAGTCTCG ctaCAGGGGACGAGGAGCTGGCCACTCAGCTACAAGAGGCCGACATAGAAATCATCAGCAACAAGAGGTGTAACTCCAAGCGTTACTGGGACGGGCTGGTGAAGCGCACCAATATATGCGCCATGTACAAGGGCACGGCGGCGTGCCAg GGTGATAGCGGGTCCCCATTAGTGTGTTGTTGGGGCGGATCCTATATTTTAGTAGGCGTCACATCTTGGGGGTCCAGCACGTGTAAGAATTACCCGAGTGTGTATACAGATGTCTCCACAATCAGTCCCTGGATTACATCCACGGTAACGGCGCTAAGAAATCACCACTGCACAGAAAACACAAACAGTCCAGATGTACCAGTAAAACTGTATTGA